In Nitrospirota bacterium, a single window of DNA contains:
- a CDS encoding tetratricopeptide repeat protein, whose protein sequence is MSDSNDELSAQNPEENKGEQTEGKGIPAVGIILSAVIIAVIAYFYLSPKGNDYNELMNKAATFTAQKQYQEAINAYSLAIEKRPKTADAYLGRGTAYGELGKPEETLKDMNKAIELSPKNVEAYINRGIAAAKTGNNEVAINDFNRAIELNPKMAYAYSARGLSYYILGNFTDAIADFKKAIEINPNDKMTYPLLGVAYLKNKNYEESIPVFEKTLEITPNDPSVLYNLACAYAVTKRTEKACEFLKSSIDKGYKEYNNIKSDTDLINIRDLKCYNDLIAGK, encoded by the coding sequence ATGAGTGATTCAAATGACGAATTATCAGCTCAGAACCCGGAAGAGAATAAGGGGGAACAAACTGAAGGAAAAGGGATTCCTGCTGTAGGAATTATATTATCTGCAGTGATAATAGCCGTAATTGCTTACTTTTACCTTTCTCCAAAAGGTAACGACTACAATGAGTTGATGAACAAGGCAGCAACTTTTACCGCTCAAAAACAGTATCAGGAGGCAATCAACGCCTATAGTCTTGCGATTGAAAAAAGACCCAAAACTGCAGATGCCTACTTAGGCCGCGGAACTGCCTACGGAGAGCTTGGTAAACCTGAGGAGACCTTAAAGGATATGAATAAGGCTATTGAGTTATCCCCTAAAAACGTTGAAGCATACATCAACCGTGGTATAGCAGCAGCAAAGACTGGTAACAACGAGGTCGCCATAAATGACTTTAACAGGGCAATAGAATTAAATCCCAAAATGGCTTACGCCTATTCTGCCAGAGGGCTTTCCTACTACATTTTAGGCAATTTTACCGATGCAATTGCAGATTTCAAAAAAGCTATAGAAATCAATCCTAATGATAAAATGACATATCCGCTTTTAGGTGTTGCATATCTGAAAAATAAAAATTATGAGGAATCAATACCAGTTTTTGAAAAAACTCTGGAAATAACCCCCAACGATCCCTCAGTCTTATATAACCTTGCGTGTGCATATGCTGTAACTAAGAGGACAGAGAAGGCCTGTGAATTTCTCAAAAGCAGTATTGACAAAGGCTATAAAGAATATAATAACATTAAAAGTGACACTGATTTGATAAATATCAGGGATCTTAAATGTTATAACGATTTGATTGCTGGTAAGTAA
- a CDS encoding cobalamin-dependent protein (Presence of a B(12) (cobalamin)-binding domain implies dependence on cobalamin itself, in one of its several forms, or in some unusual lineages, dependence on a cobalamin-like analog.), translating into MQSYLGGTEQIVFPLGLSCLKSAITGHEASVIDLNLHKEPFKALREHIKAVRPDIIGISLRNIDSTNKRNVVFYYEHLAETVKTIKAHSQGKIIIGGSGFSMFAREIMEDQRDIDLGVFLEGERTFPLLLENLSTPEKVPSVFYRKNGEVVFSGPGGQVDVSYTGIPDRADMSVDKYKTTRDSIGVETKRGCGLNCIYCIYGFLNGKKLRLKDPVRVVDEIENLVNVHGVKNFTFVDSVFNVPQKHAEDICRELAKRALGVQWSAWFSEKNLTRDFVNLALDAGCKNIILSPDGFSDSVLKNLGKNITKRDILDSFDLLRHMDGFEVSYNFFKNPPGQDFSGFLALMRFYLTAKAQMGSRVHFEFNSMRIEPHTQLFDIARREGLVKEGDNLLYPKYYTNPKTRYIESVFNGLLRLKGM; encoded by the coding sequence GTGCAGTCTTATCTGGGAGGTACCGAGCAAATCGTCTTTCCTTTGGGGCTAAGCTGCCTGAAATCAGCCATTACCGGACATGAGGCCAGTGTCATTGACCTTAACCTCCACAAAGAGCCTTTTAAAGCGCTTAGAGAACACATCAAAGCAGTAAGGCCGGACATTATCGGCATTTCTCTGAGAAATATTGATTCAACAAACAAGCGCAATGTTGTTTTTTACTATGAACACCTTGCCGAGACAGTGAAAACCATTAAAGCCCACTCTCAGGGGAAAATAATCATTGGCGGCTCCGGGTTTTCCATGTTTGCGCGGGAAATAATGGAGGATCAAAGGGATATTGATTTGGGTGTGTTTCTTGAAGGAGAGAGGACATTTCCACTGCTTTTGGAAAATCTGTCAACTCCTGAGAAAGTGCCCTCGGTGTTTTATAGAAAAAACGGTGAAGTCGTATTTAGCGGCCCGGGCGGCCAGGTTGATGTAAGTTATACAGGCATTCCTGACAGAGCTGATATGTCTGTTGATAAATACAAGACTACGCGCGACAGCATCGGAGTGGAAACAAAGCGTGGGTGTGGCCTTAACTGTATATACTGTATATATGGGTTTCTAAACGGCAAAAAGCTTCGCCTTAAAGATCCGGTCAGGGTTGTTGATGAAATAGAGAACCTTGTTAATGTCCACGGAGTAAAAAATTTTACGTTTGTTGACTCGGTGTTTAATGTACCCCAAAAACACGCTGAGGACATCTGCAGAGAATTAGCCAAAAGAGCGCTCGGTGTGCAGTGGTCGGCATGGTTTAGTGAAAAAAACCTTACACGGGACTTTGTAAACTTAGCTCTTGACGCAGGCTGTAAAAATATAATTTTGTCACCGGACGGCTTTTCTGACAGTGTTTTAAAAAACCTTGGTAAAAACATAACCAAACGGGACATCCTTGACTCTTTTGATCTTCTAAGACACATGGATGGTTTTGAGGTAAGTTACAACTTTTTTAAAAATCCTCCCGGACAGGATTTTTCTGGTTTTCTAGCATTGATGCGTTTTTACCTTACAGCAAAAGCACAGATGGGCAGCCGCGTACATTTTGAATTTAACTCGATGCGCATAGAGCCGCACACACAACTATTTGACATAGCGCGCAGGGAGGGTCTTGTCAAAGAGGGTGATAATCTACTCTACCCAAAGTACTATACAAACCCAAAGACCAGATACATAGAAAGTGTTTTCAACGGTCTGTTGCGATTAAAAGGAATGTGA
- a CDS encoding lysophospholipid acyltransferase family protein has product MVTQESIYRDILRLLVWYPFRWFIEKSTVEAGIQALKKMGQLHFTLARGGHCALMKNISKVKECSTEEKYEIIKQYYENHYVDRLLIFIFPRFGKKEIDKLIEFEGLNNLDEALAKGRGVVLIHGHFGPVHLPLVALSRMGYHLKQIGLPSDEGLSWTGKNVAFRLRMKYERLIPAEIINAESFLRPAFKWLKENGIIMITGDGSGTTKHVGKHEVFDFLGQQVSIPLGPATLALKTGASLNPLFIEPGAKKAYKITIGPAINQNGENTPTAHAQKFLQLYEKRIRKFPGFMHFLDRFEENRMIIAKHEHQK; this is encoded by the coding sequence ATGGTAACACAGGAAAGCATATACAGGGATATTTTAAGGCTTCTTGTTTGGTACCCTTTCAGGTGGTTTATAGAAAAATCCACAGTTGAAGCCGGCATACAGGCGTTGAAAAAAATGGGGCAGCTTCATTTTACACTTGCACGTGGCGGCCATTGCGCACTTATGAAAAATATATCGAAAGTTAAAGAGTGCTCAACGGAGGAAAAGTACGAAATTATAAAACAATACTATGAAAACCACTACGTGGACAGGTTGTTGATATTTATTTTTCCAAGGTTTGGCAAAAAGGAAATAGATAAACTTATAGAATTTGAGGGGCTTAACAATCTTGATGAAGCGCTTGCAAAAGGGCGTGGCGTTGTGTTGATTCACGGGCATTTTGGACCAGTGCATCTGCCGCTTGTGGCACTCTCACGCATGGGTTATCATTTAAAGCAAATCGGGCTTCCCTCTGATGAGGGGCTCAGTTGGACAGGCAAAAACGTAGCTTTCCGGCTGAGGATGAAGTACGAACGTCTGATACCGGCTGAAATAATTAATGCTGAATCCTTTCTCAGGCCGGCTTTCAAATGGCTCAAAGAAAATGGCATAATCATGATTACCGGAGACGGCAGCGGCACAACTAAACATGTCGGCAAGCACGAGGTTTTCGATTTCCTGGGGCAACAGGTTTCTATTCCCCTGGGGCCGGCCACACTGGCACTTAAAACCGGAGCATCCCTTAATCCTCTTTTCATAGAGCCCGGCGCCAAAAAAGCATATAAAATCACCATAGGGCCTGCTATAAATCAAAATGGCGAGAACACACCCACCGCTCATGCACAAAAATTCCTGCAACTGTATGAGAAGCGCATACGCAAGTTTCCCGGTTTTATGCACTTTCTTGACCGTTTTGAGGAAAACCGTATGATTATTGCAAAACATGAACATCAGAAGTAG
- a CDS encoding DDE-type integrase/transposase/recombinase — protein sequence MIGDTTREKLYRISPATIDRLLSNERKKYNLKGKSHTKPGTLLKSQIPVKTFSQWDKKRPGFTEIDLVGHEGGNSQGEFIQTLDVTDVCTGWTDTQAVRNKAEKWVFAALKEIRGRLPFNLVVIDSDNGSEFINSHLLRYCEEQRITFTRARSGRKNDNCFVEQKNYSVVRRAVGYLRYDTAKELDVLNELYGYLRLYTNFFQPVMKLTEKTRTGSKITKKYDKPITPYQRVLMSPHVPQENKDRLQNQYALLNPAKLKRNIIRLQEKLQELTFLKEEVHKNKNLTKSKSLTNTKDSGSNTNAYR from the coding sequence GTGATAGGGGATACTACAAGGGAAAAACTCTACCGGATAAGCCCAGCAACAATAGACAGGCTATTATCCAATGAGAGAAAGAAGTACAATTTGAAGGGCAAATCCCATACTAAACCGGGGACGTTGTTAAAAAGTCAAATACCAGTAAAGACCTTTTCGCAGTGGGATAAAAAGAGACCCGGCTTTACAGAGATAGACCTAGTAGGGCACGAGGGCGGAAACTCGCAAGGAGAGTTTATTCAAACCCTCGATGTAACAGATGTATGCACAGGTTGGACAGATACGCAAGCTGTAAGAAACAAGGCAGAGAAATGGGTATTTGCAGCGTTAAAAGAGATAAGAGGTCGTTTGCCCTTTAATCTTGTTGTAATAGACTCAGATAATGGGAGTGAGTTTATAAACAGCCATCTTCTGAGGTATTGCGAAGAACAGAGAATAACATTTACAAGAGCACGAAGTGGCCGTAAAAACGATAACTGTTTTGTTGAGCAGAAAAATTACTCAGTGGTAAGACGCGCAGTGGGGTATCTTAGATATGACACCGCTAAGGAGCTTGATGTGTTAAATGAGCTTTACGGGTATTTAAGACTCTACACAAACTTCTTTCAACCAGTAATGAAATTGACTGAAAAAACAAGAACAGGATCTAAAATAACTAAAAAGTACGATAAGCCTATAACTCCTTATCAAAGAGTCTTAATGTCACCTCATGTGCCACAAGAGAATAAGGACAGACTCCAAAATCAATATGCCTTACTAAATCCGGCTAAGCTGAAAAGAAATATTATACGCCTACAGGAAAAGCTTCAGGAACTCACTTTCTTGAAGGAAGAAGTCCATAAAAATAAAAATCTGACCAAAAGCAAAAGCTTGACTAATACCAAAGACTCGGGTTCTAATACTAATGCTTACAGATAG
- a CDS encoding B12-binding domain-containing radical SAM protein codes for MKITLISPYPDITVFGLRTISACLKEKGYESHIVFLPDPYGDNIIHGKDRYGQFVMDELVELCKDSDFIGVTLMTNFFDGAVQITRNLKKSLKVPVIWGGVHPTIRPEESLEFADYVCVGEGEDVAVTFADKLNAGIDQADTPGLWCLRNGAVIKNPVGILDKNLDKYPRPDYSFTDHYVLFDGHIQPLTNELMKEFLEKGTVSTYLKKIGYQTMTGRGCPHKCTYCINDTIKDLYSGKGYLRWRSTEHVINELLWVKENMPYIGYVWISDDSFFGRGLKNIAEFCKSYKEQIGLPFTCLASPLTITEEKMELLVDAGLMYVQMGIESGSAKIQEIFNRKAMSNERMMAAIKIINKYKDRMSPPSYDFILDVPYETDEDKIESLEFVSKIPKPFHLQPFSLVLYPETKLYQKAKEDGYITDEKRDIYSKTYTMRDPNYFNLLISLSKDGKLPGSLLRLLIKPKIVKMMMSDRSKPIVKNVYHILQRTKQLVRQIAEGKP; via the coding sequence ATGAAAATAACGCTTATTTCCCCGTATCCGGACATAACCGTTTTTGGTTTGCGGACAATTTCAGCTTGTCTGAAAGAGAAAGGTTATGAATCTCATATAGTATTTCTGCCTGACCCCTACGGCGATAACATCATCCATGGCAAGGACAGGTACGGGCAGTTTGTGATGGATGAGCTTGTGGAACTCTGTAAGGATTCTGATTTCATAGGCGTCACTCTTATGACAAACTTTTTTGACGGAGCGGTACAGATAACCCGTAATCTTAAAAAATCTCTTAAAGTGCCTGTTATCTGGGGAGGCGTTCACCCCACAATAAGGCCTGAGGAATCGCTGGAGTTTGCCGATTATGTGTGTGTTGGTGAGGGCGAGGACGTTGCCGTTACCTTTGCCGATAAACTAAATGCAGGAATTGACCAGGCTGATACTCCGGGCCTCTGGTGCCTCAGAAACGGAGCCGTTATAAAAAATCCTGTTGGTATACTTGATAAAAATCTTGATAAATATCCACGCCCCGACTACAGTTTTACAGACCATTATGTTTTATTTGATGGCCACATCCAACCGCTGACCAATGAGCTGATGAAAGAGTTTCTTGAAAAGGGTACTGTTTCAACCTATCTTAAAAAAATCGGCTATCAAACTATGACAGGGCGCGGCTGTCCTCATAAGTGCACATACTGTATCAATGACACGATTAAAGACCTCTATAGCGGTAAAGGTTATTTGAGATGGCGTTCAACTGAACACGTGATTAACGAGCTCCTGTGGGTCAAAGAAAATATGCCCTACATCGGCTATGTATGGATATCTGATGACTCGTTCTTTGGCAGGGGGCTAAAGAATATCGCTGAGTTTTGTAAAAGCTATAAAGAACAGATAGGGCTGCCATTTACCTGTCTGGCAAGTCCGCTTACGATAACAGAAGAGAAAATGGAACTCCTCGTTGACGCAGGCCTTATGTACGTACAGATGGGAATAGAGAGCGGAAGCGCTAAAATCCAGGAGATTTTTAACAGAAAAGCGATGTCTAACGAAAGAATGATGGCAGCCATTAAAATCATCAATAAGTACAAAGACAGAATGAGTCCACCCTCTTACGATTTCATCCTTGACGTCCCATACGAAACCGATGAGGATAAAATAGAAAGCCTTGAGTTTGTATCCAAAATTCCAAAACCGTTTCATTTGCAGCCATTCTCGCTGGTCCTTTACCCGGAAACAAAACTCTACCAGAAAGCTAAAGAGGATGGCTATATAACAGACGAAAAACGTGACATTTACTCTAAAACATATACCATGAGGGACCCTAACTACTTTAACTTACTAATATCACTGTCAAAAGACGGAAAACTGCCCGGTTCGTTGCTTAGATTACTAATAAAACCCAAAATCGTTAAAATGATGATGAGCGACAGGTCAAAGCCCATTGTAAAAAACGTCTATCATATACTACAGAGGACTAAACAGTTGGTCAGACAGATTGCTGAGGGAAAGCCATAA
- a CDS encoding VacJ family lipoprotein, with amino-acid sequence MHIFGRRVCVLIFVMLFFCAIPLTAAEDNDSAIITANTEAQPSVLSVDASDNATVSDNSTKQPDTLSQNDVHSDEKPLAGDEKTADLEIADPLEPLNRVVFGFNDILYTVVLRPFTGIYNVVVAEDVRDALDNFFYNLFMPVRFVNALLQLKLEDAGKELLRFGINSTMGIGGLADFASSDFNLKRNNKDTGQTLAYYGFGHGFYIVWPFLGPMSLRDSIGYAGDMYLKPINYVGSLNKSLELTAYRYTNNLSLNRDDYQTLKESAVDPYLSLRDAYIQYRAFQDKK; translated from the coding sequence ATGCACATATTTGGCCGCAGAGTCTGTGTTTTAATATTTGTGATGCTGTTTTTTTGTGCGATTCCACTAACCGCAGCTGAAGATAATGATTCCGCAATAATAACTGCAAACACAGAGGCTCAGCCGTCTGTTTTGTCAGTAGATGCCAGTGATAATGCAACTGTAAGTGATAATTCTACAAAACAGCCGGATACGCTTTCGCAAAACGATGTACATTCTGATGAAAAACCACTGGCCGGCGATGAGAAAACCGCCGATTTAGAAATAGCCGATCCGCTTGAGCCATTAAACCGTGTGGTGTTTGGATTTAATGACATCCTCTATACCGTTGTTTTAAGACCTTTTACAGGCATCTATAACGTTGTTGTTGCCGAGGACGTGCGTGATGCGCTGGATAATTTTTTTTACAATCTCTTTATGCCGGTACGGTTTGTAAATGCACTCCTGCAGCTGAAGCTTGAGGATGCTGGCAAGGAACTATTACGTTTTGGTATAAACAGCACAATGGGAATAGGAGGTTTAGCAGACTTTGCCTCAAGCGACTTTAATTTGAAGAGAAACAATAAAGATACTGGGCAAACCCTGGCCTACTACGGCTTTGGCCACGGGTTTTACATAGTCTGGCCGTTTTTAGGGCCTATGTCTTTAAGAGATTCCATTGGCTATGCCGGTGATATGTATCTAAAGCCAATAAATTACGTAGGCAGCCTTAATAAATCGTTAGAATTGACTGCCTACAGATATACTAACAACCTGTCACTTAACAGAGACGACTATCAGACATTGAAAGAATCCGCAGTTGACCCATACCTGTCCCTAAGAGATGCTTACATCCAGTACAGAGCTTTTCAGGATAAAAAGTAA
- a CDS encoding glycosyltransferase family 2 protein yields the protein MERVNNMASHQQYQSVCAVVVTYNRKALLLECLDGIKNQTVSVEAIYLVDNASSDGTPEALLEAGLIAELPQQGLNDSAIYTYKPENLGGITLYYIRMNTNTGGAGGFHEGLKRAYDNPHSWFWLMDDDVEPLPVALSTQLSFSYAGKCIMPGKKFPDGTVFPDDSHFCLTTGRMTPVLGKEFSQAEAFSCKNYGTFEGMLISREVVERVGFPDTRFFYIGDDFVYGAMASLYTNVLMLKEPIFLKKLKRADPKTVMGKESVRLKEMEIYYGTRNRFLIFEYLKKLGTFSFFVAYVSVLTGVLRSTIGIVFIDRSPKKLYLLYKGLLDGMLKRFTGK from the coding sequence ATGGAAAGAGTCAATAACATGGCATCACATCAGCAGTACCAATCGGTGTGCGCTGTGGTGGTTACTTATAACAGAAAAGCGCTGCTTTTAGAGTGCCTTGACGGGATAAAAAACCAAACAGTGTCGGTTGAGGCAATCTATCTTGTTGATAACGCATCAAGTGACGGCACACCTGAGGCGTTGCTTGAGGCAGGGCTGATAGCGGAGCTCCCGCAACAGGGTCTGAATGATTCTGCAATTTACACGTATAAGCCGGAAAACCTTGGCGGCATAACGTTATACTATATCAGGATGAACACCAACACGGGAGGCGCCGGAGGTTTTCATGAGGGGTTAAAGAGAGCCTATGACAATCCGCATTCGTGGTTTTGGCTTATGGATGATGATGTTGAGCCGCTTCCTGTAGCGCTCAGCACACAGCTTTCTTTTTCTTATGCCGGTAAGTGCATAATGCCCGGGAAAAAATTTCCAGATGGCACAGTATTCCCTGATGACAGCCACTTTTGTCTTACCACAGGGAGGATGACTCCGGTCTTAGGCAAGGAGTTTTCACAGGCTGAGGCATTTTCCTGTAAAAACTATGGCACCTTTGAGGGAATGCTGATAAGCCGTGAGGTGGTTGAAAGGGTGGGTTTCCCTGACACACGGTTTTTCTATATCGGTGATGATTTTGTCTATGGCGCTATGGCTTCACTTTATACCAATGTGCTGATGCTTAAGGAGCCGATTTTTCTTAAAAAACTCAAAAGAGCAGACCCGAAAACAGTGATGGGAAAAGAAAGTGTGCGTCTTAAGGAGATGGAAATATACTACGGCACTAGAAACCGGTTTCTGATATTTGAGTACTTAAAAAAACTCGGCACATTCTCTTTTTTTGTGGCTTATGTTTCGGTGCTTACAGGGGTTTTGCGCTCAACTATTGGGATAGTGTTTATTGACAGAAGCCCAAAAAAATTGTATCTGCTGTATAAAGGTTTATTAGATGGAATGTTAAAGAGATTTACCGGTAAGTGA